CAACCTGACGGCACCTAACGGCGTACTCGTCAAGGCCGATTTCCTTCGCGACGATGGATTCCCGGCCGGATATTCGCTTCTGGAAGAAAGTTGCGGCAGCAACGGTGAAGGCTTGGCGCTGGAGGAAGGCCGCGGCGTCTGGCTGGCCCCGGAGGAACATTTCCGCGAAGACATGCGAGGGAACTGGTGCTTTGCTTCGCTGGTTCGGGACCCGTTCCACAACCGCGTGCGAGCAGTCGTTGGCCTGACACTCCCCGCCAACCGCGTCTCTACCTTGGAACCCTCCTCTACGCTGCTGATGCTTGAGGGCGTAGCCTCGCGGATCGAGCGCGATATAGAAGTTCGGACGTCTTCCAGGGAGCGGGCGCTTCTGAATGAGTACTTGAAAATCTCGCGCCGAAGGGGCAACCGCGCGGTGATAGCACTTGATGGGAAGAACTCCCTCCAGAACACCACTGCAACGACTTCTCTGCAAGACAGCGACTTCTCGATCATATCCGGCTACGCCACGGCGGTAATGTCTTCCGGTCGCGGACTGAACTGTGAGGTGATGCTCCAAGGGCCTGGACTATCCACTCTGGAAGTTTCCCCCGTAACCCTGTCCGCTGCGAATGTCGGCGCAATCGTTGTCGTGCGGCCCCATGCTCCAAACAATGAGCGGGCCGTCACTGCTGCAGTCATACCCCCGCAACGGGAGTCTTCACCGCAGGGAACCGCTGAGCGACTGATGAAGCACCTGGATGGGACCAGCACCGAGTTCAAGCGCACCCTTAACCTGGCCCGCAAGGCGGTGGACGAGGGCAGGTCCGTGATGATGATCGGTGAACTTGGCAGCGGGAAACACCGCTTGGCCAGTGCCATCGCATCGCTGCGCGGAGGGCACATGGCGATTGATGCACGCAGTGGCGCTCTCAAGAACCTTCAATTCAGGGACGTGCTCCACAGGGTGGCTACAGAACTGCCTGCGACGCTCATTATTGAGCACGCCGATGAGCTTTCCCAGAATGAAGCCAGCGAGATCGCCCGCAATCTCAGGGGGAATTCGGCCACCAAATTGATCTTCACCATTGCACGGCCAACAGATGCCACCCTGCTGCTCTCCGAGTCTTTTGACGCCCTTGAGGTCCCAGTAGCGCCGCTGCGGAACAGACGGGAAGACATCCCGCAACTCGCCACTGCCATTGCGGAGGAACTGGGGGAGCGCAGGCTTTCCCGTCGGCTAGTCTCAACGCTCACACAAGCCGACTGGCCGCGGAACATAGACCAGCTCCGGTCCGTCGTCTCCAACGCGGTGGAGCGGTCAGAAGGTGCCGAAGTGAGGGTCGACGACCTGTCGCAGGGCTTCCACCGCGTCTTGACCAAGGGGCGGCTTTCCCGGCTGGAAGACGCCGAACTCAGCGAATTGCGCACCGCCCTGCAAGAGGCGAAAGGCAACCGCAGCCTCGCAGCGGAAACTCTGCAGATCGGCCGCTCCACCCTGTATAGGCGCATGGACTACTTCCGCAGTCGGGGCATCGACCTCTGATTCCACCAGGCAGAAATAACGGACCCGGCCATCCTTGATGGCCGGGTCCTGCGTGCTGCCTACAACTCTGACTCGCGGGACAGGTGTCCCGCGCTTGTGTCTCGATCTGGCACGGATAGAGGCTCTGATATCGCGTTGTACTTGAAATCACCCGACACCGGCACTCGTCCCATGGAGTGTTCGGCAGCGAACGAGGGTACGACACGAACAGGACGACAGACTATGACGCGCGATGCCCGGGGAACCATTCTTGTGGCCCCTCACCATTTCCCAAATTTGGACCGCGAGCATGCCCTCGCGGTGGAGTTCGGTTACGCACTCAACGCCGCGGCTGACGCCGATGCCTTCCGTGAAGGGCTTCCCGAAGCCGACATTGTCATGATCACCCCCTACGCCAAGCTCACTGCTGCGGACTTCCCTGTGATGTCCAAATGCCGGGCAGTCATCAGGTACGGAATCGGCTACGACAACATCGATGTTGCTGCTGCCACCGAGGCCGGCATTCCGGTTTCGATCGTCCCGGGGACAGCTTCGGAGGAAGTGGCTTCACACGCTTTCGCAATGGGCCTGGCCTTGGCACGCAGGCTGCCTGCAGGCGATGCGTCGATCCGAGATCTCGGCTGGGCCGGGACCATCGGATACGACACGCCGGTTCTGTCCGACCTCGAGGTCGGTGTGCTTGGAATGGGGCGTATCGGCCAGCATGTTGCCCGGATGTACCAGGCCGTGGGCGCCCGTGTACGGGCCTACGATCCGTTCGTGACGGACAGCTTCGTGGAGCTGACCGGGCTGGATGACATCCTGGAGAACTCCGACGTCGTCTCGTTGCACCTCCCGCTGACCGCGGAGACGGGAAACCTCCTTTCCGAGGATGTCCTGGCACGGATGCGCAAGGGCGCGGTAGTAGTCAACGTCTCTCGCGGCGGCCTCATCGATGAAGCAGCACTCGCCGAAGCGCTGACCTCGGGACACATTGCCGGTGCCGGTATCGACACCTTTGCTGAAGAGCCGCTGCGTGACGGGCACCCGCTCCGCTCAGCACCCAACACCATCCTGACTCCCCACATCGCATGGCGTTCCAACCGCTCGACGGGCGCACTGCAGGACGGAGCCGTGGAACGGGTCCGGCTGGCCCTGACCGGGCAACCGCTCATCGACCTTGTGAACTGAAAGACTGGAGAAAAACCAATTGGGAACCAAAAACCACCTGGAAAAGGTCGCGGAGGGTCACCCCGCGGAAGATCCACACCTGCGCAGGGGCCCCCGCGGCTTCCCCTTGCTGCCGGGCGGCTACGGCCGATCAACGTATTACACCGGAGCCCCAAGCCCGTATGCCATCCGAGGCGAGGGCTACCGCGTCTGGGATGACCGTGGCCATGAACTGATCGATGCAAACAACAACTTCACCTCGCTGATCCATGGCAACGCACACCCCGAGATCACCGAGGCCGCTACGAAGGCACTCAGTGCCGGCGCCAGCTGGGGAATCCCGAACCTCTATGAGTGGGAACTGGCAGACCTCCTGCTGTCCCGCCTGCCTGATCTTGACCAAGTACGATTTGCTAACTCGGGCACCGAAGCAGTGATGTCCGCAATCCGCATCGCCCGCGCAAGCACTGGGCGCGAACGCGTCATCGTGACAAAGGGCGGTTACCACGGAACGTCCGATGTGGCTCTGGTTCCTGGCGGACCGGCATACCAGCGCGGAGTGACCCGTGGGGTAATCAACGACGTCACCGCGGTGCCGCTCAATGACGTCGACGTCCTGCGTCAGGAAGTTGAAGCCGCACCGGACTCATACGCCGCAATCATCTTGGACCTGCTGCCCAACAGGGCCGGTCTTCTCCGTATTTCCGAGGATTTCGTACACGCTGCCCGTGAGCTCGCAACGCGGTACGGGATTGTCCTGATCATTGACGAGGTCATCAGTCTGCGCCTCGGATTCAATGGCTTCAGTGGCGAGTACGGCGTCTCCCCTGACTTGCTCACCACTGGAAAATTGATCGGCGGCGGCTTCCCCGTCGGCGCCGTGGCCGGCCGGGCTGAACTGATGGCAGAAGTGGATCCGACCCATCCGGGCAGCCTGCCACACGGCGGCACCTTCTCCGGGAATCCGGTCAGCATGGCTGCCGGAGCAGTCGCCTTGCGCCTCTTCACCGAAGAGGAAGTAAAGAGACTGAACCACCTCGGTGACACCACGCGTGACGCAGTGAACCTAAGGATCGCCGACGCCGGATGGGAGGTGCGCGGCCGGGGTTCTCTGCTCCGCGCGGTTCCTGTCGGCGCAGAGAAGGTCGACGAACAGACCCAGCACCGGCTCTGGTGGGCCTCCTACGAGCGGGGATTGCTCGGTTCGCCCGCCAACCTGCTGTCCCTGTCCACCCCAATGGATGAGAAGGTCGCGGGGGACATCGCCGAACGACTGGCTGATGCCGTGCTCGCAATTGCAGGCCGGACCCCGAAAACGGAAGACGGAAAGTAGCCATGAAGATTGTTTCCTACCACCACGAATCCGGCGTCCGAGGCGGGGTGCTGATTGACGATGCGGTCTATGATCTCGAACTGCTCCTCCAAGGCTCCACAGATGCCGTTCATGGCGCAACCACCTCTGTCCGTGAGTTCCTGAAGCTCTACGGCGACCGGATCCCTGCAATCTCGGCCGGGGTGACCAGCCTTGCCGCCCAGGACCCGGTGGCCCGGGTCGGGGCATTGACTGAGGTTCGGTTGACCACACCGGTCACGGATCCGGCCAAGGTGCTCTGCATCGGTCTCAATTACAAGGACCACGTGGCGGAAACCGGCCGGGCCTTTCCCGAATATCCGGACGTGTTCGCAAAATTCGCGTCCACCATGGTTGGCCCGGAGGACGAAATCGGCGGTGCCCGGGTCAGCGATAACCTCGATTTCGAGGGGGAAGTTGCCGTGGTCATTGGCCGCCGGGCGAGCGAGGTCTCCGAGGAGGACGCGCTGAACTACGTCGCGGCTCTTGCCGCACTGAACGATGTCACAGCACGCGATCTCCAGTACCGCGGTACCCAGTGGCTGGCCGGTAAAGCCGTTGACGGTTCAACCCCGTGGGGCCCGGCACTGGTCACCCTCGATGAGGTGGGAGACCCGCAGACGCTTGACCTGGTAACCCGGGTGAATGGCATCGAAGTGCAGCGTTCCAACACGCGGCATCAGATCTTCTCCATCGCCCGCATCGTCTCCTACCTGTCGAGCTTCCTGACGCTCGAACCCGGGGACCTCATAGCCACGGGTACCCCGCACGGCATCGGTGCCAAGCGGAATCCCCCCGTCTGGCTCGAGCCGGGCGACACGGTGGAAATCGAAATCGACAAAGTAGGGCTGCTCCGCAACCGCGTTGGCAAGCCTCAGCTTTAACCCCTGCAAGCTCTACGAAAGTAAGAAGACTATGAGTGAAAAAGTAGCACCATCAAGTGAGGCTAGGTTCCGCATCGCCGTCGACACTGGCGGCACGTTCACCGATGTCGTCGTCGATTCCAGCAACGGTGACATGGCAGTGGGCAAAGCCCTGACCACCTATGACCGCGTCTTCACAGGCTTCGAAGCCTCTGTACGCCGTGCCGCCGAGTCAGTGGGGTGGAGCGGCGACGACGTCCTGCGCAACGCGGACGTCATTGTCTACGGCACCACTCACGCCACCAACGCGGTACTGACGGGCAAGGTGGCCAAGACCGCCTTGCTGACCACTGACGGCTTCGCCGACACCCTGCTGCTCCGGGAAGGAGGCCGCCGCGACGCGTTCGACTCTAAAGCCGCGTACCCGCCGCCCTACATCCCCCGCCACCTGACCTACGAGATCAATGAACGCATTTCCGCTGAAGGCGACATCCTTGTACCGCTCGACGAAGAGCAAGTGCGTAAAGTCCTGCGTTCTTTCAAGGAACAGGGAATTGAAGCGGTAGCTGTCTCCTTCCTCTGGTCGATTATCAACGACATTCACGAGAAGCGCGTCGCGGAACTTATCCAGGAAATCCTGCCGGGTACTCCCTACACGCTCTCCAACGAGGCCAATCCAACCATCCGCGAATATCGCCGGTCCTCCGCGGCCTCGATCGATGCATCCCTGAAGCCGTTGATGGCTGATCACCTGGGCAAGCTGCGCACTGACCTCCAGGAGTACGGCTTCGCCGGTGACTTGCTGGTCGTCACCTCCGAAGGTGCAGTCCTCGACGTCGTGGATGTCCTGGACCGCCCGGTTCTGCTGCTCAACTCGGGCCCGTCCATGGCGCCGCTGGTCGGCGCGGCGGCCGCGCCGGAGCGGGACACAGTGGTGGTCTGCGACATGGGTGGCACCACTTTCGACGTGTCCCTCGTTGAAGAGGGCGTCGTCCGCCACACCAGGGAGGCCTGGCTGGGTGAGCCCTTCGTGGGGCACCTTACCGGTCTGTCCTCCGTGGCAGTCTCCAGCATTGGCGCTGGCGGCGGCAGCATCGCCTGGATCGACGGCGGCGGTTTGCTCCGCGTTGGTCCGCAAAGTGCCCGCAGCACACCCGGCCCCGCTGCCTACGGACGCGGCGGCGAAGAACCTACTGTTACGGACGCCTGTGTAGCGCTCGGCTACCTTGACGCTGATGGCTTCGAAGGTGGATTCACCCTGGACCGCGAGGCCGCGGTGCGGGCCATCGATACCCGAATCGCTGGACCACTGAACATGGACACCCGGCAGGCTGCACAGGCCATCCTCGACGTCTCCGCCAACCACATGGCCACGGCCATCCGCCAGGCTTCGCTGGAACAGGGCGTGGATCCCCGAGGTGCACTGATTGTTGCCGGCGGTGGAGCCGGTGCCATGGTGGCCGCCGCGATCGGTGTCCTCCTTGAGACTGATACCGTCCTGATTCCCGCTACCGCCGGCGTCCTTGCCGCCTACGGAGCACATCGCGCTCCGATCGCCACCGAATTCCTCTCTCCGCTGCACAACGACACCCGCAGCTTCAATTCTGTGTCCGCCACCCGCGCGGTGGAAGACCTTAAGGCCAAGGCCAACGCCTTCGCCGAGCGCTTCCACGGTGTAGGTGATTCGCCCAACGTCACCTACTTCGTCGATGCCCGCTACCCGGGCCAGGCGTGGGACCTGCGTGTTTATTTGGAAGCTGCGCCGGACACGGCCGGCGATGCCGCAGGAGTCATTGAGCGGGCCTTTCACGAAGAGCACGACCGCCGCAACGGCACACACGATCCGGACAGCCGGGTGGAGATCATCACCTGGGGTGTCCGCGTGGAAATCCCGCGGCCCGAGCATGCGAAGGACGAGTCTGACGTCACCCGCATCAGCGAAGTCCACCGCACCGATGACATCATCTTCGGCGGTGAAAGGTTCAGCACCCAACGGTACCGCGGTGTCACCCTTGCACCCCGGGACAAGATCCTGGGACCCGCGGTCATCGACCAGCCCACAACCACCATCGTCGTACCGCCGGAATGGAACGCCACGCTCGACGAACGATTCAACATCTACCTCACCCGTAAGGAGGCCTGACCGTGACGCGCGAATTCGATCCTGTAAAGCTCTCGGTGCTTGCCAATGCATTCGACGGCATCGTCCGTGAAATGACCAGCGGCCTGCTCCGCTCGGCACGCTCATCCGTCATCAATACGGCCCGCGACTTCTCCTGCGCGGTACTGACGGCAGACAACCAACTGCTCGCCGCAGCCGAAGGTGTCCCGGTGCACGTCTTCGGTGCAGGACCGCTCGGCGAGGACATGGTGGAGTTGCACGACGACATCCGTGAAGGCGACGCGTTCCTGCATAATGACCCCTACATGGGTAACTCCCACGCAGCCGACCACGTCATCCTGGTGCCAATCTTCATCCAGGGCCGCCACCTCTTCACAGCGGTCACCAAGGCCCATCAGGCCGACTGCGGCAACTCGCTCCCGACCACATTCTTCGCTACCGCGCGGGACGTTTACGAGGAAGGCGCCCTGATCTTCCCTTGTGTCCGCGTCCAGCGCGACCACAAGGACATCGACGACATCATCCGCATGTGCCGGTCACGCATCCGCGTTCCTGACCAGTGGTACGGCGATTACCTGGCATCCGTCGGTGCATCACGCATCGCCGAACGCCGCATCCACGAACTCGCTGAAAAATTCGGCGTCGATGACTTGGTGGACTTCGTGGACGCCTGGTTCGACTACTCGGAGCGCCTTACCGCCAGCGCCATTGAAACGCTGCCGGAGTACGTCCTCCTCGGCACATCGACCCACGATCCTTTTCCCGGCACGGGCCCGGACGGAGTGCACCTGCAGGCAACCCTCGAGGTAAGGCCCAAGCAGGGCAAGATCGTCATCGATCTGCGCGACAACCCGGACAA
The Arthrobacter sp. PGP41 genome window above contains:
- a CDS encoding fumarylacetoacetate hydrolase family protein, translating into MKIVSYHHESGVRGGVLIDDAVYDLELLLQGSTDAVHGATTSVREFLKLYGDRIPAISAGVTSLAAQDPVARVGALTEVRLTTPVTDPAKVLCIGLNYKDHVAETGRAFPEYPDVFAKFASTMVGPEDEIGGARVSDNLDFEGEVAVVIGRRASEVSEEDALNYVAALAALNDVTARDLQYRGTQWLAGKAVDGSTPWGPALVTLDEVGDPQTLDLVTRVNGIEVQRSNTRHQIFSIARIVSYLSSFLTLEPGDLIATGTPHGIGAKRNPPVWLEPGDTVEIEIDKVGLLRNRVGKPQL
- a CDS encoding aspartate aminotransferase family protein, encoding MGTKNHLEKVAEGHPAEDPHLRRGPRGFPLLPGGYGRSTYYTGAPSPYAIRGEGYRVWDDRGHELIDANNNFTSLIHGNAHPEITEAATKALSAGASWGIPNLYEWELADLLLSRLPDLDQVRFANSGTEAVMSAIRIARASTGRERVIVTKGGYHGTSDVALVPGGPAYQRGVTRGVINDVTAVPLNDVDVLRQEVEAAPDSYAAIILDLLPNRAGLLRISEDFVHAARELATRYGIVLIIDEVISLRLGFNGFSGEYGVSPDLLTTGKLIGGGFPVGAVAGRAELMAEVDPTHPGSLPHGGTFSGNPVSMAAGAVALRLFTEEEVKRLNHLGDTTRDAVNLRIADAGWEVRGRGSLLRAVPVGAEKVDEQTQHRLWWASYERGLLGSPANLLSLSTPMDEKVAGDIAERLADAVLAIAGRTPKTEDGK
- a CDS encoding C-terminal binding protein, with the translated sequence MDREHALAVEFGYALNAAADADAFREGLPEADIVMITPYAKLTAADFPVMSKCRAVIRYGIGYDNIDVAAATEAGIPVSIVPGTASEEVASHAFAMGLALARRLPAGDASIRDLGWAGTIGYDTPVLSDLEVGVLGMGRIGQHVARMYQAVGARVRAYDPFVTDSFVELTGLDDILENSDVVSLHLPLTAETGNLLSEDVLARMRKGAVVVNVSRGGLIDEAALAEALTSGHIAGAGIDTFAEEPLRDGHPLRSAPNTILTPHIAWRSNRSTGALQDGAVERVRLALTGQPLIDLVN
- a CDS encoding sigma-54-dependent Fis family transcriptional regulator, giving the protein MAAEMLSPWPHNSLRETNRLRELFLMQPHTDLRGIRPIVARSWYRSRAAGVDAVADRGFFDEGRVDEYTIQAAGPHLQKLDEVAADLGGYVNLTAPNGVLVKADFLRDDGFPAGYSLLEESCGSNGEGLALEEGRGVWLAPEEHFREDMRGNWCFASLVRDPFHNRVRAVVGLTLPANRVSTLEPSSTLLMLEGVASRIERDIEVRTSSRERALLNEYLKISRRRGNRAVIALDGKNSLQNTTATTSLQDSDFSIISGYATAVMSSGRGLNCEVMLQGPGLSTLEVSPVTLSAANVGAIVVVRPHAPNNERAVTAAVIPPQRESSPQGTAERLMKHLDGTSTEFKRTLNLARKAVDEGRSVMMIGELGSGKHRLASAIASLRGGHMAIDARSGALKNLQFRDVLHRVATELPATLIIEHADELSQNEASEIARNLRGNSATKLIFTIARPTDATLLLSESFDALEVPVAPLRNRREDIPQLATAIAEELGERRLSRRLVSTLTQADWPRNIDQLRSVVSNAVERSEGAEVRVDDLSQGFHRVLTKGRLSRLEDAELSELRTALQEAKGNRSLAAETLQIGRSTLYRRMDYFRSRGIDL
- a CDS encoding hydantoinase/oxoprolinase family protein — translated: MSEKVAPSSEARFRIAVDTGGTFTDVVVDSSNGDMAVGKALTTYDRVFTGFEASVRRAAESVGWSGDDVLRNADVIVYGTTHATNAVLTGKVAKTALLTTDGFADTLLLREGGRRDAFDSKAAYPPPYIPRHLTYEINERISAEGDILVPLDEEQVRKVLRSFKEQGIEAVAVSFLWSIINDIHEKRVAELIQEILPGTPYTLSNEANPTIREYRRSSAASIDASLKPLMADHLGKLRTDLQEYGFAGDLLVVTSEGAVLDVVDVLDRPVLLLNSGPSMAPLVGAAAAPERDTVVVCDMGGTTFDVSLVEEGVVRHTREAWLGEPFVGHLTGLSSVAVSSIGAGGGSIAWIDGGGLLRVGPQSARSTPGPAAYGRGGEEPTVTDACVALGYLDADGFEGGFTLDREAAVRAIDTRIAGPLNMDTRQAAQAILDVSANHMATAIRQASLEQGVDPRGALIVAGGGAGAMVAAAIGVLLETDTVLIPATAGVLAAYGAHRAPIATEFLSPLHNDTRSFNSVSATRAVEDLKAKANAFAERFHGVGDSPNVTYFVDARYPGQAWDLRVYLEAAPDTAGDAAGVIERAFHEEHDRRNGTHDPDSRVEIITWGVRVEIPRPEHAKDESDVTRISEVHRTDDIIFGGERFSTQRYRGVTLAPRDKILGPAVIDQPTTTIVVPPEWNATLDERFNIYLTRKEA